The Hippocampus zosterae strain Florida chromosome 10, ASM2543408v3, whole genome shotgun sequence genome contains the following window.
GTTTTCATCTCTTCCATGCCCTTAATTTCAGGAACAGTTACCACACACGTGTACGCCCCTGCTGTGTCGAAGGTGACATCCTTCACTATTAAAGTGTGACCAACTGACACCTCTCGTCCATTCTAAAACACGAAAAGTCAAGTTCATAATCATCAGCGACAAGGAAACACTATTggttgaatattattattatcattcgtagtagtagtaatagtagtgtgtgtgtgtgtgtatatatatatatatcggctATTGGAACAAAGCCGATAACATGGCATACAGTAATGACATATTgccacacattttatttgattcagttcaatggacattgtgctgctccttctggtgagCACGCCTTGGCCACGTGGAGGCAGTTTAATACAGATGTGTAAGCTCCTCAGTTAAGTGTTGTCATATGAGTCATTCTTCTCAGATGATAAGGAATATATATCTGAGTATTGTCGTGTtgcctgtctacatgtgttgctccaccattcGTGTTCATAAAACCCACTGCTATCTGTTTGCCCATCTTTGGCATTTTGCTTTGTCGATTGTAAGTTAAACGGCCTTCTGTCTGCACAGTAATTTTTAAATGCTCATGCCTTCACAAGGGAAAAGAGTTCTTGCTGTCTGTTTGGATCACATATGTGCTTTGCGCTTTTCGAAATTCCGGATTCAAAGTGTAGCCACCCTTAGCGGCACCTGCTAGTCGTTTTGCTAATGAAAACGGTCCATGCCATTGGCCCAGCAGTGTGTGGGGTGAAATGAGGGCTGGCCAATCTGTATGTCCCTAAAGATTAACTGATTTACTGTTTGTACATTTGGATCCTTCCTccatcatgtttaaaaaaagcattaaaaagcaTCTCTTCATCATTTTTAGCAAGAAATGTGGGATCAATGTGAGTGAACTCAACCTTCACCAAAAACCTTTAAACTGCtatgaaaatgaccaaaatgtgcATTTGCGATACCTTGAACCAGGCGGTGTGCGTCTGTAGAGAAGAAAGGGCATTGCAGGTGGCTGTCAACTCCTCGCCTTGAGCGATCTCTATGTTGGTGGGCAGTACCACGGCAGGCTCCAAGTCTGCACACACAACAGGCGAGCGGAGGGGCAAACGTTTAAGAGTGGTCAAATGTGGCAAAGCAAAGTGACATTATGTGCGGGAGACATACAATTAACAAACACTGTTGTATTCCCTGAGAGCTCGTCAAAGGTTTCCATGTCTATTGAGATGCATTCATAATAGCCATTCTGGAGACGGGTCACGTTTTCCAGTATAAGCGTGTTGGATTCCAGCGTATATTCTTTCTGTAAAAGGCAAATGGAAAAACATGTCGATGAGAGTGCTTCCTGTATCTGCTGAACTTAAGAGAGTAGCTTACagtagtgccttgagatacagtTAACCCCCCTCCATTTCGAGTTCCAGGTTTGCAATTCTGCTaatttgtgtatttgtttttgtatagTTCGTAATTCTATTTCGCAAGCGGATGTGAAGTGGTTGGCATGAAGATCGGCGGCTTCAAATCtcggccacctgggggcagtgttGGACGGAAATACAGACACTGTACTCAAGGCTCAGCTCCTCTTCCTGCTTATCAGTACAACAGTAATATTGGTCGTTCTTAAAGAATATAGGCCTGCCATGTCATATGGTCTGTCTCCATGTGTTACACTGCTTGCGTTCAGATATCCGTTGCTAAACAACAACACTACGTAGATGTGCCCGTGTGCCTGATGGAGTCTACTATTGTATGCTGGCATTCAGGTGTTTctttaaatacacaaaatcTCTTTGTtccatgtttagtttgacagtaacctTAAGCTGAGAGTGGCGATAAACAGCTTCACCACTCTTTTTGTTGTGCAGTGAGTTGAGTCGCCAGCCATGTACAGCGGTCACATCTGAAGTTTGCGCTCCCAAGTCAAAGGGAAAGTTGTTCAATTGTAAAAAGGTTGCGTCAcgtgtatctcaaggcacctgTTAGAATAAAAAGTTGCTTACTTCTCCGTGCTTGATGGTGTAGACTGAAGATGGTGTATTACCGTTGCCATAGCAATGAAACATAATTGAATCTCCCTCTTTAATTTTGCCTTTCGGTGACTCCACCCACACGTTGACAGCAGTGGACGGGTCTGAAACACAACGCGGTGACGGGTTCAGGGATGAAGTCTCATTTTCGGAAAACCTCAAATTGTTTCTTATTTAGACATTGTATTTGCATGGTCATTTTAAACTAAGTTTAATTTGAATCCAATCCAGATTGGCAGAACAAGGTGATATATAACTGTACCACATGCACTTGAGACATCACATTTCTGTGCGTAAAGACTAGATAACTTATGTTCGAGCTGTAACGTGAGGCTCACAGTACACGGTGATGTTAATGCGGTTGGTCTCGGTCATTCTGGTTCCTCCGGGAACGAGGTAGGTGACCTTGCAGTAGAACTGAGCGTCTTTGTCCTCCTTCATCACCTTCAGACTCAGTTCACTCCTCACAGAAAAAAGACCGCTAGACTCCATGGTGGTGCTGGGCATGATCTTCAcctctgcaacacacacacacacagaacgtaAACTGGTGTAATTGAGCTGAGATAGCCGTTAATCACATTCATCACTTGTCTCACCGTCACTATCTCCTTGTATTGGCGCATTATTTCGATACCATGTAATGTTTGGCTTGGGGAAGCCATTTTTTACCTCGCATGAGCCAATCtggaaaaagtacaaatgaaATCAATTATGATGATTTCgatgtcatcgtattgtatAGGAAATGACAGTTTGCGTACCTTGGACGGTGTGGCTTCAGAGACATAGATGCCCGTCTGAACGCCCTCAATGGTTGGGGAGTCTGGTCTTTCTGTGCAATATAGCAACTCAATCAAGAACTGAACAACTGCACTTGGCAACGCTGGGAAAATAATGTTGATTCATAAAGAGCTAAACTCAAATTTATGTTCATTTATCTGTTGGTTTTTGCCATGTCGTGGCTGGTTACGCTTCTTGCTACACTCTTGGTTACACTTGTGTGGTAGAATTATATGAAGTCGGCATTGTGAACTCTTGaaagactgcaagtcaaagTGGATAAATAAACTCTAATATTAGTTCATCCTTCATTTGTCTTTACTTCAACAAAAAGCCTAACGTTTTAAACCAAAACCTTGATAGAAAACAAATCTGATAttgtttatatattatatagatattcatttctgtattttgtttgttaaaaaaatttaCACGGGAAGAAGagcttagaaaaaaaagaattgcatgACACATCACATGATAAGccgattattaaaataaaattcaatgaAAATCGCCAACTGATGAAAACAtgccatgtttgttgttttcagttacCCGGACGATAACCTGGAAGTACATcaacgccattaaaaaaaaagttggtgatATCTCGCAATCTTTGCAAGGGAATGTGATCTTGTGCATGAGAGTGAAGCGAACATGAGCCAAATTGACCCGGAAGTTCAacatcacacatttttaaaaaagggtcccattacaaaaaaaaaaacccaaaaaacattgCGAGGGaacgcaaacattttttaatggcGTTGATGAACAGTACTTCTGGATCATCGTCCGggtaaatgaaaacaacaaacatggcgtGTTTTCACCCGTTGGCgagtttcattgaatttcacttTCATCGGctttaaatacaaagacattaaatctttCTCCTCCATGATTCTCTCCTTTCCGAAGTAGTGTCGTCTCCGAATCAGCCGTGCGTGACAGTGAAGCGGACATTagccaagctgacccggaagtacaaaatcgtacattttttttaaaaaagcgtccccttccagaaaaaaaaaattaaagattgCGATATCTCACTTTCTTTGCGAGGgaatgcaaagttttttttccttctatgtCCCCTTAGGAACCCCGTACAATCGCAATGTCGAAGgggaaaaacatgcaattaGATtagttttcaaaatcattcatccCCACGATTCACcacggcgccatcttgtggcttaCCGAACACTAATAATTTGGTGCGACCCTCGGAGACGCCATCGGTCAGACTCTTGATGAGACAGATGAACTCGAGCTGGTCTTTGAGCTGCACGTCTGTGATGGTCAACACCACCTCTCCGGTGGCCATAGTGACGTTGACCATGATGCGATCCGTGAACGACGTGCTTCGTTCCACCATCTGCGTCGTTGCGTCCTGATAGTAGATGTTGTGCTTCTCCCCCGTTTTCGAAACCTGGAGATGGGAATCGTTGCCGATCACGCACGTGTTATTACGCAATTATTGCGTATATTTGTCTTAATGTGTGAGGTCGGGAAACTCACATAGAACCATCGGATGGTCAAAGCCCCGATGCCGTCATCGGAGGTGAACATGCAGGTGATCTGAGCTGTCTCTCCTTTCAAAACTTCCACCCTGTCCTCCATGCTCACCTCCACCGCTGCCCATGCTGACGAGAAAGAGGAAGAAGCCTTTAAATTGCAATTTTACGAGGCAGTGAATTAAAGCCTTCCTTTCTTTAGTGCATCCCACAGCATGTATTCAAAATAATATTTGGCACGGCCCGCgtcaccattttattttatttcatctttttttttcttaaatgggGGTGTGAAAATTTAATGTTGAAAAAGGTGGAGCAGCGATAATCACAGAATTGTTAGTTCTCGTAGGCGAAATCCGACGAAGCGCATGTGCATCACAATGCCACAGCGACGTAAACGCAAAGAAGAGACGCTATGACAAGAATGAGGCACCCGCCCACCCATGTCCACATTGATGTGCTGCATTCCACTATGTCACCCTCTGGCAGGAAGAAAGACGCATTTTACAGGCGGCACAGTGCCCCCACTGTTTCCTCCTCGATTGCCTCTCCAGGACAACCGGTTTTCCCCTTCTGAGCTCTCCTGATGTGACGCATCCTTCAAATGTGCAGCACAAACACTTCATTTTTTAGTTTAAACACATTGTATAACAAGACCTCAGTACAATGGCTGATCAGTGGGAACAGGATGTACCTGAGCTCAATTTTGAGCGTCATGGCAACGGCTATGAATGGCTGCAGTATGTAAAATGAGAAATCAACgttcttatttttaattatatcaataggagaggggaaaaaaatcatgttcaacactctaaattgtccctagtgtgattgtgagtgtggatggtggttggtctatgtgtgccctgcgattggctggcaaccattgcagggcgtcccccgcctactgtccgaagacagctggatggGCTCATGAATTTAGGACGCTgtgcttaagataagataagatatcctttatttgtcccacactggggaaatataGCAGTCTACTTTTCcttgtaatgtatttttttttttttttttaccaagcaaAAAACTGTAGTAAGATTATACGAATATAGTATAGTTCTGGTAATATTCAAAGAAATTTTTCAGCGTTTtcacactttgtttttgttttttcttgtaataGTTTTtcgattttttcccccacaatatAACTAATCCCCAGATTGCAAAATGAATAATTCTGTCTGTCTTTGTCTCTGTGTCTACCAGATTGTGAAGTTATGTCATGTATCAGAAAATCCTGGagtttaatgttaaaaaaaaaaaataatttgcatcGTATTTAGAAATTAGTTAGAAATTAAAACTGTGAGTGAGAATGTATGTTTTCATGTGGTGAATAGCCTCATAAATAATGGTTTGGGCCgtcatttgttgtcatttaaaaatggcTTTGGTTGGAGGTAATAAATACTGTAGATTCGGTGTATGACATAACTTTTTGTCATTGATCAAGTATTGCATTGCATTGATCTTTATCTCAAGGACTCGCTTCCTCTTTTGGAAGTGGCCTCTAAGTGACCCTGAACGTAATAAAATGCTCACATGCTGCCATTTCACCTCGTGTTTACACGTGAAACCCAGGCGGCCTCCTGTGTGTTTGGTAACTTCTAGCTGTGAGTTTGGAGCAAGGTTTTAGTCCAAAGATTAGCTCTCGGGAAAGCAATGAGAGGGACACGGGCCTCCATCAAGGACAATGGAGTTCAAACAAGCTAGTAACCAGGTTTCATGGTGTCGTGGTGACAGGGACTGAAATAGAACAACCTCAAGCGAAATGTAGCCTTCGCTGAGGAAAAGCTACATTTATACAGTACTGGTACTTACCGAATTCAACATGAATCCAACTTTGGACCAAAATTAAAGAAATGTATGTTTGGTATATTGATATAACAAAGCTTCTTTGCTCTTGCTAGCTGCAGGGAAGTGGCGAGCCCAAATCTGTCTGAACTCGTGTGCAGTGTTCAGGGTTCACCATCTAGTTCTGGCAGCCGATTGTGCCGCAAATGCAGAAGTGccattcaaatttcaaaaatactgtcccagaatgaaaaacaaaacaaatcatttctaCGTTTTAAACGTGAGCAAAATCCAGTGGCTAAAAAGCAAAGTGCAGACAGTCTACCGTGCACACATTTACTCAAGCTGTTTTTAGTTATGTAATGCCTCGTCTTGTTACGGAGCGACTTAAACATTGAACGCTACGACACAGTGTACACCCTTCTCCTTTAAGAGTATCTCCATTATGGACAGCCCCACCTGCCTGTCACTCTGCTGTGCGTTGTTGGCATTTAGGACCTAATGGAGCTGGATGGGGAAGAGATGCAATTAGAATCTCCTAGGTGGACATTTCCTACCCATTAGCCACGGAAGCGCAATGCTGACTCACCCCGAGCAGGACATTCGCCCCATTTCCTCCACTTGATACAGCTCACTACCCAAGGCCTATTCAGGGGAGACCGTGTGTGTTAAATGTCACTCGTACTTTATGTGAGGAGACGCTAGCATTGCACAAGGCCGCAAATCGATTCTATTCAATGGGGAGGCGATCATCATCCTAAATCAGTATGACAGAAAAACGTTGAGCTTCCACTTGAGAGGATGTTCTTTTTCCTGCCAGCAAACTAATTTTCACACATATTGGATACAgagacaaaaataatttgatgtgCTGAATTTGTGATGACCCACAAGAAGACCGCAATCGATCCGTGAGTTTCCATTGAAGCCGAAAATGCCAGACGAGTCTTGAACTGAACAAGTTGCTAATTTGGGCACTCGTGACAATGataatggaaataaaatgtggATCAAACTAAACAGGACTGTACAACTAGTTGGAAACCTTTTGGGAGTCAAGAAGAAAAGCTTTTTACTCTGCTTTCATTTCATCAAGTGTTGTGAAAAATTGAGGACTGGAGGTACAAGCATGACCTGGTGCCGCTGCATGTGAATTAAAAGGATGAGATTTCCCTCAGTTCACGTTGGCGGACCCTCCAAGGTCCTGTCCACACAAATGCAAGGTTTCAGTGTAAACATTATCTGTTAAGCATACTGACATTCAACAAGGTTGTTCAAATAGTTTTGGACGATCGACCTTCTTTGATATTTGTTAAAACTCTTGCAGAATATGAAGTTGTACTTACTGAAGTGCAGCATCGGTAGcagtcatacctgtcaactcatacggtttagccatacttcatacggattttgtggtgaatcttacgtatatggctgtATTGCATatatcatacggattctgaaaatttccgcccccccacccccacgccccacaaacaggtagttccgtttgcttttgcccagaatggtgccagtctactcgaatgctttcatttccaaagtacctaaatatgaatggatgctgtaacttcgagccgatgggtcagcatttggagttggtgaaaaaagtaacgcaggaatacaactctgaacacaataATGCCacgaagtagaatgatgattatacattaaccagacattgtattatggagatctacaataagtatcattgaaaattttgtgggtttttttaagCCGTTagtttgacatataaaatgctttggtatgttataaggatttttttgcactttataAGGAttattttggtagtttatacaggttggcgctccggaaagttgacaggtatgagcaGTAGTTTCTGCATTTCTATGCTTAAGACATACTGTGTGCCAGACGAACGAACTTCTAACAGGCCCACTTGGTGAGATGAGACGTGGCACGGGTATGTTCAAAGGTTTCAATCAGTTTGGAGTTACGCGCCATGAAGGCTACATTGCACCAGTCAGATTGTAATTCCCTTTCTCGCCGTTGGCAGCCCGCCCAAAACAAAGATGGTCGCCACCGACATGCCTGAACATTAGCTAGCATTCCAACACAGACTTTTCGATAAGTTATGGAGCATAACTCTTGCCTAACTTTGTGTCTACCCAACTCCAAACATATCCCTGCACTGAAAACTTAAATTTTGCATGAACATGATTTTTATCAGGGACAAAACATTCCCACGTAGACTATTGGTGGTTATATGGGTAAATGTGCAGATTAACAAACATTCATGATTCATTATTTTGAATCGTGTCGGCATGCAACAGGAGGTTTTTGgcaaccgcacacacacacacacacaaacacacacacacacacacacacacacacacacattctgtacATACACTAACATGCATAGACACGCCAAGAAAGATATTGCCACAGGAGCTAAAGTTCCCAGAGAGCGCTTTACTCTTTTTAAGCACACCCAATTGACTGAATTACAGGAAATACTGTAAATCCAATGGCATCCACTAAAGCTGCTTTAAATGCTGTGTGTTAATATAGCTTTTTTGAATTGTAATTCCTTTCGACCTTTTCTTGATATGTTGGCAAAAAGAACAAGCCACACCAGCATCCCCACCATCTTAACTCACTCGCCCACTCCATGCATTCCATGCTGTGTGAACGGAATCCGTTCTTTCAACTGAGGTGTTTAATCTGTTTAATCAAAGATGCCGCTGGAAATTaatatttacattgtatttacatTGTTGATTACGTGGGACGACGCATAAGGCAGTCAAATTCTTCCCCTCTATTTCCACTCTTGCAAATAACTACAGGATCTTATTCCAATGCACTATGCACGTCACTTCAACTTGGCACCAGGCATGGGGTTCTGCGACATGTTTTGAGTCCTGTCACATCTAAGAATAACAATGGCCTATCAAGCTTGTTTGCTTACATGACACTACAGTATGACAGCACGTTGACCCAAGTCACGCCAGGAATAGAAGCCCTCACATCAGGACATGAGACAGAGAAAAGGCGAGCATGGGAAATCACTACCTTGGTGTACATGTAATGTAAGGAAGGGAAAAAATTGGATGTTAACGGATGAGCATGCAAAGATAAGGAGTTCGTGGACCTTTATTTCATAGATCCATAGGTGGTGCCCTTGCGGTATCAGGAGAAGGGGTGGAAATGTGGGCGGCACCTCGGTGGACCGGTCAGCACGGCCACTtcgcaatgcagaggtgcagagttcgagttggcctccggccttcctgtgagggTTTTGCATGCtttcctcgtgcctgcgtgggttttctccaggtactccggtttcctccaacattccgaaaacatgtatggcaggctgattgaacattctaaattgtccctcggtgtgagtgtgagcgcggatggttgttcatctatgtgtgccgagcgattggctggcaaccagttcggggtgtgcctgctgcccgaagtcagttgggatagcatgcccccgcgacccttgtgaggataagcagatcagaaaatggacggatgggtggatggatgttgtaTCAAGTAAATATTGTAGAGTGCCATTTTGTTCTtatgaaaaacacacaccaacTATGATCATAACATGCTAAACAATGCAAGATGAGAAGTCTGACCATCACATCAAGTTGATCCTGAAGACTTTAAGCCAATTAAGCAAATCAAATTAGATTTTCCCTCCATCATCAACAATTTTACTGGCAACAAAACTTGACAACAACACACAACCATAGCGATGTCCCCCACTCCATCCCACGAAGATCTACTGCCACAACAGTAGTCTCCACTTAGTTTCGGTCTTCCCCGTTTGGCATAATGGCTCACAAGAATGTTATGGGAAAGTCTTGAAATCATAGACACTAAAGGCCTTGTCATACATTCATCAATCACATTAAAGCTTTGTTACGCACCCCAGggcattttaaaacacacacacacacactacagaaCCCACCCACTGCTCCATTTGGTTGCTCGCATATTCTGTAATGTGATAAAtatacatggattttttttttcagagctcTCAATGTCTACATAACACAAAAGTCTTAGTTTGAGAGTTCAAGCCATACATTTCCAGACAATAAGCACATGAACAGCATatttcttaagataagataagatatcctttattcgtcccacactggggaaatttacagcctccagcagcaagaatgtatgtagaaagttTGTCGTTTTCAAAAGTTTAACCGACAGACGCAATGCTATTAAAATGATTCACTGCTCATGAAGATCAAACCAAGTCATGGTGTAATATGCATCTTAGGCCAGAAGTGCCCAATTTCACTTCTGAAAGAAAtactacacacacgcgcgtcaACTCTTTGTACCCCCAAAGCCCGTCATTGGTGCATACACCGTTGTACATTTTTGATAccgcaaaaaaatgacagtgcCAGCCTTTTGTACGAAACTTCTGTTTTGAAACCTCTTCATGTTTTCAATGTTCGGGCTCTAAAATGTAGTCGTCATCTAGCGGCACAGTAAATAAACGTCCACCATTCATGCAGCTTTATCTGTCACTCAGTGGTATCTTTGGCTTGCGCAACAGACACTTGTGGTTTGGCGTTTGGATGGAGGGGCTTCCATCCTTGACAACCacgcttgttgttgtttggactCAGCAACTCAATTGGAGATGAGAGGACTTGGCCGATCATCATATTCACAAATAGCATCTGGTAACTGGACTCTCATGGTGCAGACTGATGGGATTCACTCAGCACTATTTGCAGTAGTATTCAAAACTTGCCGTACAATTTCATTTTAGAAGtattatgccattttttttctccacgagtgaaaacagttcccaggtgtcttAGCAATTGTCGTATACAAATGGGCCGCTGCTGAATCCATCGCACTCTATTATTGCCGCATGTGCCGACATCACCATGACAACCCGGGGAAAAAGTGCATACTGCGAGAATTATGGCAGTCGGTCTGAACCGAGCATAAAGAGAGCGATAAGGATTTGCATTTGGGCCGTTGGTATTGCAATAGTTCAAAGAGCTGATGTTCGTACAGCTGGTGCGGGAGTAAGTCCAAGTCCTATGAGTTACTGCCGTTTTGTGTGGGGTGGGGTccgctgggattggctccaactTCCACGTGAGACTGAATCGGATAAGCGGTATAGAAAACAATGGATGGATTGTCATGGTTTGGAACATTTATGATCAAGATGGCAGAGGCGGACCAAAAAGCCAAGCTTGTAAATGAGATCTGACTAACAATAAGACGTTGATGTGGTGTGTAGTTCAGGTGACATTTCCCGGTGCATGGACAGAAAGTGATGGACAGAAGCAGATGCAGCGCACACAAGGACAGTGCACAGTAAACTTTGCATTCTCATGATTCCTCGGCAAAAATGGAGTCCTCTTGTCACGACAAACTGACAGAAACTTTACGTacgcacgcatgccaaaatctCCGGGACTCTAGAGCCGAATGCCATTAGTACCAATTCAACGTGCCAACAGGATAAACCATTTCCTAAAGGCGCAGAGGAGCGAGGATGTAAAGAATGTAAATAAAGTGGCGACGATCAGAGCGGACCACACACCAGCAGAGAAAGGAAGGAGGCAAGCGGGTTCCTTCTCTGGTTTCTGCCGCAAATCGGACTCCATATTGGGTTTCAACAAACCACCTGCCGTGGAGATCAGCTCGTGCTGATGTTGGCTTGCCTCACAGCCCGCCAGACTCTGGTCTGTCTTCCAAGAGGCAGGAGGGGCACGAGTGGTCACAACTGTTATGACACACGGACAATCTGTGTTGCCATGACACTGAATTGAGGGTTTCACTGGTACAACaacaagtcaagtacaactttaatgtcaaatgtgctatttcctccctcttaaacagacagcagacaacaagaggagccgctgcgggtgcccgcgccgccatcaaaagaacacttaacataaaataacaaaatatcacaacacaacacataaaacagacagtTTGATTCACTCATTCACAAATTcattcaaagtgtcctttcaccagcggATCAacgacgtcatgctgcaatgtgcacacgtctgctacaagctaagcttgaaagcaacaagaagctgtagcatccattaacaaaaaagagattggctctcttctcctgtcacatgtaaatccgcttcaattccaaaccGCGACTCCCAattgtaacccccccccaccccccatgtaACGGACTCagtaaaccaacaacaaaaaagatgattCTTGATTTTAATGTTAGTaacattgaccttttttttcctggaaattAGGGTAACTTTTTATTCTGGCATTGAAGAGTACAGATGGTTATGTTTAATAGGTGGTGGGATTATGAGGTAGTCTTTGGAAAGATTTTCCCCTTAGACCCCCAAAATTTGAGCAACCCTTCTGCGATAATGTTGGAGAAACAGAAGTTGAGGCGGGACGATACTGTTGTTGCTTGCTACCAAACActtgaagaaaaagaagcagTTTTATGGGGATATGGGTTTTATGGAtatagtcacacacacacacacacacacacacacacacacaaaaatagattAAGAACACGACACAAAGGGGCTCTGGGATTGAAGGGATCAGCATTACGATCTGGTTCTTGTTCAGTCGTTTGGGCcatattttccttgaaaaaaatgtcctgCTGTGTTTCACTTTAAATTATAAATCA
Protein-coding sequences here:
- the mcamb gene encoding melanoma cell adhesion molecule b isoform X5, translating into MDARHSACLLAGLVFLLHGFAAWAAVEVSMEDRVEVLKGETAQITCMFTSDDGIGALTIRWFYVSKTGEKHNIYYQDATTQMVERSTSFTDRIMVNVTMATGEVVLTITDVQLKDQLEFICLIKSLTDGVSEGRTKLLVFERPDSPTIEGVQTGIYVSEATPSKIGSCEVKNGFPKPNITWYRNNAPIQGDSDEVKIMPSTTMESSGLFSVRSELSLKVMKEDKDAQFYCKVTYLVPGGTRMTETNRINITVYYPSTAVNVWVESPKGKIKEGDSIMFHCYGNGNTPSSVYTIKHGEKEYTLESNTLILENVTRLQNGYYECISIDMETFDELSGNTTVFVNYLEPAVVLPTNIEIAQGEELTATCNALSSLQTHTAWFKNGREVSVGHTLIVKDVTFDTAGAYTCVVTVPEIKGMEEMKTLRVTVKGAPQIMKPEHTDLEESVANTVELTCHVRGFPSPQIIWTTNDGKILETTSQNEMEDGVHSMVSVEVTSDLTAFCNASNEYGADALAFNIKAIQAATAIPPKKIRKESNGVIIAVIIICILLLAILGSVLYFLYKKGKICGRSGKQDLTKEKSSKDNIVVEMKSDNTEDAVLLGVNGEKLLRSPQ
- the mcamb gene encoding melanoma cell adhesion molecule b isoform X4, whose translation is MDARHSACLLAGLVFLLHGFAAWAAVEVSMEDRVEVLKGETAQITCMFTSDDGIGALTIRWFYVSKTGEKHNIYYQDATTQMVERSTSFTDRIMVNVTMATGEVVLTITDVQLKDQLEFICLIKSLTDGVSEGRTKLLVFERPDSPTIEGVQTGIYVSEATPSKIGSCEVKNGFPKPNITWYRNNAPIQGDSDEVKIMPSTTMESSGLFSVRSELSLKVMKEDKDAQFYCKVTYLVPGGTRMTETNRINITVYYPSTAVNVWVESPKGKIKEGDSIMFHCYGNGNTPSSVYTIKHGEKEYTLESNTLILENVTRLQNGYYECISIDMETFDELSGNTTVFVNYLEPAVVLPTNIEIAQGEELTATCNALSSLQTHTAWFKNGREVSVGHTLIVKDVTFDTAGAYTCVVTVPEIKGMEEMKTLRVTVKGAPQIMKPEHTDLEESVANTVELTCHVRGFPSPQIIWTTNDGKILETTSQNEMEDGVHSMVSVEVTSDLTAFCNASNEYGADALAFNIKAIVYTTAAATTTSTSTNRTSTLSSTTVQAATAIPPKKIRKESNGVIIAVIIICILLLAILGSVLYFLYKKGKICGRSGKQDLTKEKSSKDNIVVEMKSDNTEDAVLLGVNGEKLLRSPQ